In the Lascolabacillus massiliensis genome, one interval contains:
- the ilvD gene encoding dihydroxy-acid dehydratase, protein MNNRQRDISKLRSATSTQGRRMAGARALWHANGMTREQMGKPIIAIVNSFTQFVPGHVHLHDIGQNVKREIEKLGCFAAEFNTIAVDDGIAMGHDGMLYSLPSRDMIADSVEYMVNAHKADAMICISNCDKITPGMLMAAMRLNIPTIFVSGGPMEAGKIDDEQIDLIDAMIESADDSVTDERVSKLEISACPTCGSCSGMFTANSMNCLNEAIGLALPGNGTILATHVNRKELFVKAAKQIVENAEKYYFEGDESVLPRNIASRQAFLNAMTLDIAMGGSTNTILHTLAIAHEGKIEFNLDDIENLSRRVPCLCKVAPNSKKYHIQDVNRAGGIMGILNELSKANLIDTSVYRVDGLTLAEAIEKYDIVKDCPDAEAINIYSSAPGNRFNLVMGSQDARYKELDIDRENGCIRSVKNAYTVDGGLAILRGNIAQDGCVVKTAGVDESIWKFIGKAKVFQSQDDACAGILNGKVEAGDVVVIVYEGPKGGPGMQEMLYPTSYIKAKHLGKECALITDGRFSGGTSGLSIGHISPEAAAGGNIGLVRDGDIIEIDIPNRSINLKVSDEELQNRRLLEETKGDKAFKPLRNRNISNALKVYSHFVSSADKGAVRII, encoded by the coding sequence ATGAATAATCGTCAAAGAGATATTTCAAAACTGCGCAGTGCAACAAGTACACAAGGTCGCCGCATGGCAGGTGCAAGAGCATTATGGCATGCAAATGGAATGACCAGAGAACAGATGGGTAAACCAATAATTGCCATTGTTAACTCATTTACCCAGTTTGTACCCGGACATGTACATCTGCATGACATAGGTCAGAATGTAAAACGTGAGATTGAGAAATTAGGCTGCTTTGCAGCTGAATTTAACACAATTGCAGTTGATGATGGTATTGCTATGGGGCATGATGGTATGTTATACTCATTACCCTCACGTGATATGATAGCAGATTCGGTAGAGTATATGGTTAACGCCCATAAAGCTGACGCAATGATATGTATCAGCAACTGTGACAAGATAACTCCCGGAATGCTTATGGCAGCAATGCGACTGAATATACCAACTATTTTTGTTTCTGGTGGTCCGATGGAAGCCGGTAAGATTGATGACGAACAGATCGATCTTATTGATGCAATGATTGAATCGGCAGATGATTCAGTAACAGATGAGCGAGTTTCTAAACTTGAAATCTCAGCATGTCCTACATGCGGCTCATGTTCCGGAATGTTTACAGCAAACTCTATGAACTGTCTTAATGAAGCAATTGGACTTGCTTTACCCGGCAATGGTACTATACTGGCAACTCACGTCAATCGTAAGGAATTGTTTGTAAAAGCGGCTAAGCAAATAGTGGAGAATGCAGAGAAGTATTATTTTGAAGGAGATGAATCGGTACTTCCGCGAAATATAGCCTCCCGTCAGGCATTTCTTAACGCTATGACATTAGATATTGCTATGGGTGGATCTACAAACACAATACTGCACACACTGGCAATAGCACATGAAGGAAAAATAGAGTTCAATCTTGATGATATTGAAAATTTATCAAGACGCGTACCTTGCTTATGTAAGGTTGCACCAAACTCTAAAAAATACCATATTCAAGATGTTAACCGTGCAGGTGGAATTATGGGGATCCTTAATGAATTATCAAAAGCTAACCTTATTGATACATCAGTATATCGTGTAGATGGTCTCACACTTGCTGAAGCAATAGAAAAATACGATATAGTAAAAGATTGTCCTGATGCAGAAGCAATTAATATCTATTCGTCTGCACCCGGTAACCGTTTTAATCTTGTTATGGGATCACAGGATGCCCGCTATAAAGAGTTAGATATCGACAGAGAAAATGGTTGTATTAGAAGTGTGAAAAATGCATATACTGTTGATGGAGGACTGGCAATTCTTAGAGGAAATATTGCACAGGATGGCTGTGTAGTAAAAACTGCAGGGGTTGACGAAAGTATATGGAAATTCATAGGTAAAGCAAAAGTGTTTCAGTCACAGGATGATGCATGTGCAGGTATACTAAATGGCAAAGTAGAGGCAGGAGATGTAGTTGTAATTGTCTATGAGGGTCCCAAGGGAGGACCCGGTATGCAGGAGATGCTTTATCCAACATCATACATTAAAGCAAAGCATTTAGGAAAAGAGTGTGCATTGATTACTGACGGACGTTTTTCAGGTGGCACATCAGGATTATCAATAGGACATATATCACCAGAAGCTGCAGCAGGTGGAAACATTGGCTTGGTACGCGATGGAGATATAATAGAAATAGATATTCCTAACAGATCTATTAATTTGAAAGTAAGCGATGAGGAGCTTCAGAATAGAAGACTATTAGAGGAGACAAAAGGAGATAAAGCCTTCAAACCTTTACGAAACAGAAATATTTCAAATGCATTAAAGGTTTACTCTCACTTTGTTAGTTCGGCAGACAAAGGAGCAGTAAGGATTATTTAA
- the leuB gene encoding 3-isopropylmalate dehydrogenase → MKLNIAVLPGDGIGPEIMTQALNVTKAVSDKFGHELTYKEAVVGACAIDATGNPYPEETHELCMNSDAVLFGAIGDPKYDNDPNAKVRPEQGLLNMRKKLGLYGNIRPVMTFPSLIHKSPLRSDLVEGADFVCIRELTGGMYFGRPQGRSEDGNTAYDTCVYTRDEIERVLHLAYKFAGQRRKKLTVVDKANVIATSRLWRQIAQEIAPQYPDIETDFLFVDNAAMRIIQWPKSFDVMVTENMFGDILTDEASVITGSMGLLPSASIGLHTSLFEPIHGSYPQAAGKDIANPLAMILSAALMFEYSFNLNEEGAMIREAVNASLEAGIVTEDIADGGKIYKLSEVGEWITEYIKNK, encoded by the coding sequence ATGAAATTGAATATAGCAGTATTACCGGGCGATGGGATTGGTCCCGAGATAATGACACAAGCTTTAAACGTTACGAAAGCAGTTAGTGATAAATTTGGTCATGAATTAACATATAAAGAGGCAGTTGTAGGTGCTTGTGCTATTGATGCAACCGGTAATCCATATCCGGAAGAGACACATGAGCTTTGTATGAATAGCGATGCTGTTCTTTTTGGTGCTATAGGGGATCCCAAATATGATAATGATCCAAATGCAAAAGTGAGACCAGAGCAAGGTTTACTCAACATGCGTAAAAAACTTGGTTTATATGGCAATATACGTCCTGTAATGACTTTTCCTTCACTTATTCACAAATCACCTCTAAGATCTGATTTGGTTGAGGGTGCCGACTTCGTATGTATTCGTGAACTTACAGGAGGAATGTATTTTGGCAGACCTCAGGGAAGAAGTGAGGATGGAAATACTGCATATGATACATGTGTCTATACCCGTGATGAGATAGAAAGAGTTCTTCACCTGGCATATAAATTTGCCGGACAGCGACGTAAAAAACTCACGGTTGTTGATAAGGCAAATGTAATTGCTACATCTAGACTTTGGCGTCAGATTGCTCAGGAAATTGCTCCTCAGTATCCTGATATTGAAACTGATTTCCTTTTCGTAGATAATGCTGCTATGCGAATCATTCAATGGCCCAAAAGTTTTGATGTGATGGTAACAGAAAATATGTTTGGTGATATACTAACCGATGAAGCTTCAGTGATTACAGGTTCAATGGGTCTTCTTCCTTCTGCATCAATTGGGCTTCATACCTCACTCTTTGAGCCTATTCATGGTTCATATCCCCAGGCAGCAGGAAAAGATATAGCAAATCCTCTTGCTATGATTCTTTCAGCTGCACTTATGTTTGAATATAGCTTTAATCTTAATGAAGAAGGAGCCATGATCCGAGAAGCTGTAAATGCAAGTCTTGAAGCAGGTATTGTTACAGAAGATATTGCAGATGGAGGTAAAATATACAAACTAAGTGAAGTAGGTGAGTGGATTACTGAATATATAAAAAACAAGTAA
- a CDS encoding alpha-isopropylmalate synthase regulatory domain-containing protein: MDTTLRDGEQTSGVSFAAQEKVSVVSLLLDELKVDRVEIASARVSEGEFKSVQKMAQWATTHGYIDKLEVLGFVDGTTSLEWIAKAGCKVVNLLSKGSLKHCTYQLRKSPEQHLEDVKKSINSACEMGLKVNLYLEDWSNGMRDSKDYVFKMMDGLKDEPVTRFMLPDTLGILNPDEAGRFCSEMIERYPGIHFDFHAHNDYDLAVANVYEALKAGVKGVHVTVNGLGERAGNAPLTSVIALIHDHLGFKTNIDESKLYNVSKVVESYSGVRIPNNKPLIGDNVFTQVAGIHADGDKKKNLYFNDLLPERFGRYREYALGKNSGRSNIVKNLEALGIELDEEATSKVTARIIELGDKKEVVSLDELPYIVSDVLKNGNDFKEIQMLNYSLTLTDGLRPTATVKIGIKGKVYQETAAGEGQYHAFSKAMFKIYRSLNKPVPELIDYEVVIPPGGKTNAYVQTVITWKFEGKVFKTRALDIDQTVAAIKATMKMLNMLESGNIPKMNYMELP; this comes from the coding sequence ATGGATACTACCCTGCGCGATGGAGAACAGACATCGGGAGTATCCTTTGCTGCACAGGAAAAGGTGAGTGTTGTAAGTCTTTTATTAGATGAACTGAAAGTTGACAGAGTAGAGATCGCATCAGCAAGAGTATCAGAAGGCGAGTTCAAATCAGTACAGAAAATGGCTCAATGGGCCACAACACATGGCTATATAGATAAATTGGAAGTACTAGGCTTTGTTGATGGAACAACTTCACTCGAGTGGATAGCCAAAGCAGGATGTAAAGTTGTCAATCTGTTAAGCAAAGGTTCATTAAAGCACTGTACATATCAGTTAAGAAAGTCACCTGAGCAGCATTTAGAAGATGTAAAGAAAAGCATCAACAGTGCATGTGAAATGGGTCTGAAGGTTAACCTTTATCTTGAAGACTGGTCAAATGGAATGCGTGATTCTAAAGATTACGTGTTTAAGATGATGGATGGCCTAAAAGATGAGCCAGTTACCCGCTTTATGCTACCCGATACTTTAGGTATTTTAAATCCGGATGAAGCAGGCAGATTTTGTTCTGAGATGATTGAACGTTATCCTGGTATTCATTTTGATTTTCATGCCCATAATGATTATGATCTTGCAGTAGCCAATGTGTATGAGGCACTTAAGGCTGGAGTTAAAGGCGTCCATGTTACGGTAAATGGTCTTGGAGAGCGAGCCGGAAATGCCCCATTAACAAGTGTTATAGCACTTATTCATGATCATCTGGGATTTAAGACAAATATTGATGAGTCTAAACTCTATAATGTAAGTAAAGTTGTAGAAAGCTATTCCGGAGTAAGAATTCCGAATAACAAGCCACTGATAGGGGATAACGTATTCACTCAGGTTGCAGGAATTCATGCGGATGGTGATAAAAAGAAAAATCTTTACTTCAATGATCTGCTGCCAGAGCGATTTGGTCGCTATCGTGAATACGCATTAGGAAAGAATTCAGGCAGATCCAATATTGTAAAAAATCTCGAAGCACTTGGTATTGAGCTTGATGAAGAAGCAACGAGTAAAGTTACAGCCAGAATTATAGAACTTGGTGATAAAAAGGAAGTAGTTAGTCTTGACGAATTACCATATATAGTATCAGATGTTCTTAAGAATGGTAATGATTTTAAAGAGATTCAGATGTTGAATTACTCCTTGACATTAACTGATGGACTAAGGCCGACAGCCACTGTAAAGATTGGAATAAAGGGTAAAGTTTATCAGGAAACAGCTGCAGGAGAAGGACAGTATCATGCTTTTTCCAAAGCCATGTTCAAGATATACAGAAGTCTGAATAAACCGGTTCCTGAGCTTATAGATTACGAGGTAGTAATACCACCTGGCGGAAAAACAAATGCATATGTGCAAACAGTCATAACCTGGAAGTTTGAGGGTAAAGTGTTTAAAACAAGGGCACTTGATATTGACCAGACAGTAGCAGCCATAAAAGCAACAATGAAGATGCTGAATATGCTTGAAAGCGGCAACATACCAAAAATGAACTATATGGAGTTACCATAA
- the leuD gene encoding 3-isopropylmalate dehydratase small subunit, translating into MEKFKTITSTYVPLPIENVDTDQIIPARFLKATTREGFGDNLFADWRYDKEGNPKEDFVLNDPKYSGEVLVAGKNFGSGSSREHAAWAIGGYGFKVVVSSFFADIFRNNALNNGILPVVISDEFLSELFDCSRKNPKSTVTVNLEAQTIVNNETGRTESFEINAYKKECLLKGLDDIDFLLSNRDKILEYEKRRAFSY; encoded by the coding sequence ATGGAAAAATTTAAAACAATAACATCAACATACGTTCCACTTCCGATAGAGAATGTGGACACCGATCAGATTATACCTGCCCGCTTCCTGAAAGCAACTACCAGAGAAGGTTTTGGAGATAATTTGTTTGCCGATTGGCGTTATGATAAAGAGGGAAACCCTAAAGAAGATTTCGTACTTAATGATCCAAAATATTCAGGCGAAGTATTAGTAGCAGGTAAAAACTTTGGTAGTGGAAGTAGTCGCGAGCACGCAGCATGGGCAATAGGTGGTTATGGCTTCAAAGTAGTAGTGTCAAGCTTTTTTGCAGATATATTTAGAAACAATGCTCTTAATAACGGTATACTTCCAGTAGTAATTTCCGATGAATTTCTTAGTGAACTGTTTGACTGTTCAAGAAAAAATCCAAAATCTACAGTTACTGTAAACCTAGAAGCGCAGACAATAGTGAATAATGAAACAGGCCGTACAGAGTCTTTCGAAATAAATGCATATAAGAAAGAGTGCCTACTTAAAGGACTTGATGACATAGATTTTCTTCTGTCCAACAGAGATAAGATACTGGAGTATGAGAAACGCCGAGCATTCTCATATTAA
- the leuC gene encoding 3-isopropylmalate dehydratase large subunit, giving the protein MKTLFDKVWDAHVVTEVKDGPTQLYIDRHLCHEVTSPQAFAGLRARGLSVFRPEQTTLTADHNIPTMGQENPIRDAISRFQVETLAKNAREFGLTYYGLGNPKNGIVHVIGPENGYTQPGMTIVCGDSHTSTHGAFGAIAFGIGTSEVEMVLASQCILQTRPKTMRINFEGKLSENVGAKDMALYMISQLTTGGATGYFVEYAGEAVRNLTMEQRMTLCNLSIEMGARGGLIAPDETTFNYIKGRQFAPQGERWEEALAYWKTLKSDEGAVFDKEVTFDAGKIPPMITYGTNPGMGMPIDGTIPKLEDIDNAGKISFEKSLKYMGFEPGEKLEGKQIDFVFLGSCTNGRIEDFRQFTEYVKGKKKAENVTAWLVPGSWQVRKQIKEEGLDLILQEAGFEIRQPGCSACLAMNDDKVPAGKYAVSTSNRNFEGRQGPGARTILASPLVAAAAAVNGKITQP; this is encoded by the coding sequence ATGAAGACTCTTTTCGATAAAGTATGGGACGCACATGTTGTAACAGAAGTTAAGGACGGTCCCACACAACTATACATAGATCGTCATTTGTGTCATGAAGTGACCAGTCCACAGGCTTTTGCTGGACTTCGTGCAAGAGGTTTAAGTGTGTTCAGGCCTGAGCAAACCACTCTGACAGCAGATCATAATATTCCTACAATGGGCCAGGAGAATCCAATTCGTGATGCTATCTCTCGCTTCCAAGTAGAGACACTTGCAAAAAATGCCCGTGAATTTGGACTTACATATTATGGGCTGGGGAATCCAAAGAACGGTATTGTACATGTTATAGGACCTGAAAACGGGTATACACAGCCAGGTATGACAATAGTTTGTGGTGACAGTCACACATCTACACATGGAGCATTTGGTGCTATTGCATTTGGAATCGGAACCAGTGAAGTGGAGATGGTTTTGGCATCACAATGTATTCTTCAGACACGTCCTAAGACAATGCGCATCAACTTTGAAGGTAAACTTAGTGAAAATGTAGGTGCCAAGGATATGGCACTATATATGATATCGCAACTTACCACAGGTGGTGCAACAGGTTATTTTGTAGAGTATGCCGGTGAAGCTGTACGTAATTTGACTATGGAGCAAAGAATGACTCTTTGTAATCTTAGTATCGAGATGGGTGCACGTGGTGGATTGATAGCTCCAGATGAAACTACATTCAACTACATAAAAGGACGTCAGTTTGCCCCACAGGGTGAGAGATGGGAAGAGGCTTTAGCATACTGGAAGACATTGAAATCTGATGAAGGTGCTGTGTTTGACAAAGAGGTAACATTTGATGCAGGGAAAATTCCTCCAATGATAACCTATGGCACTAATCCGGGTATGGGTATGCCTATTGATGGAACTATTCCTAAACTTGAGGATATTGACAATGCAGGAAAAATTTCTTTCGAGAAATCACTTAAATATATGGGGTTTGAACCAGGAGAGAAGCTTGAAGGTAAACAGATCGACTTTGTATTTCTTGGAAGTTGTACGAATGGTCGTATTGAGGATTTCCGCCAGTTTACAGAATACGTTAAAGGCAAAAAGAAGGCTGAAAATGTCACAGCCTGGCTAGTGCCCGGCAGTTGGCAGGTAAGAAAACAGATAAAGGAAGAGGGGCTTGATCTGATACTTCAGGAAGCTGGATTTGAAATCAGGCAACCAGGTTGCTCAGCTTGTCTTGCAATGAACGATGATAAGGTGCCAGCAGGTAAATATGCAGTATCTACATCTAATCGTAATTTTGAAGGACGACAAGGTCCGGGAGCCAGAACAATATTGGCAAGTCCTTTAGTAGCCGCAGCTGCTGCAGTAAACGGTAAAATAACCCAACCCTAA